Sequence from the Angustibacter luteus genome:
TCGGAAAGGGCTGCTGCGCAAGGAGGACGTCGTCCAGCGGGGCCGGTGGGAGCGCGGTCACCTCGCGGGCGGCCTGCCGGGCGCCCTTGTCGCGGGCCACCCCGAGCTGCCACGACCCCAGCCAGCCGAAGGCGACGCAGACCACCAGCACGAGGGCCAGCAGGGCCAGCCATCGAGGCTGCAGCGCGGTCCTCAGCACGCCCTGACCGTACGCGAAAACGATTGGGGTCCTGTCGGGGGTACGACGTACCGTGGACACTCGTGCGCACCCTCCCCTACGCCGACCCCGGCACCCCGAACATCGACGGCCCCTGGCGGCTGCTCGGCTGGATCGCGCGCGGGCAGAAGCTGACGCTCGCGATCGGGGTCCTGTGGGGCTGCGCGTGGATGTGCGCGCAGGCGCTCATCCCGGTCGCGGTGGGCCGCGGGATCAACGAGGGCGTGGTCGTCCACGACGGCAGCGCCCTGCTGCTGTGGTCCGGCGCCGTGCTGGGGCTCGCGTGCGTGCAGGCGCTGTCCGGCGTCCTGCGACACCGCGCCGCCGTGAGCAACTGGCTGCAGGCGAGCTTCCGGGTGGCGCAGCTGCTCGGCTACAAGGCCGCCGACACCGGCGAGGCGCTGCCGCGCACCGTGCCGACCGGCGAGGTCGTCGCCACGGTCACCAACGACGCCATGCGCCTGGGTGGGGCGTACGACGTGAGCGCGCGCTTCGCCGGCGCGATCGCCAGCTACATCGTCGTCGCGATCATCCTGGTGCGGACGTCCGTCTCGCTGGGCCTGCTCGTCCTGCTCGGCGTCCCCGTGCTCACGGCCGTGCTCGGCCTGCTGATCAAGCCGCTGCAGAAGCGCCAGGCCGAGCAGCGCGAGGAGTCCGGCAAGCTCACCACGCTCGGTGCCGACACCGTCGCCGGGCTGCGGGTGCTGCGCGGCATCGGCGGCGAGCAGACGTTCGTCACCCGGTACCGGCACCGCTCGCAGATCGTCCGCGAGACCGGCGTCCGGGTGGCTGGCGTGCAGGCCGTGCTCGACGCCGCCCAGATCCTGCTGCCCGGCATCTTCGTCGTGCTGGTCACCTGGCTCGGCGCCCGGCTCGTCGTCCAGGGCGAGATCGAGGTCGGCGACCTGGTGATGTTCTACGGGCTGTCCGCCTTCCTGGTCACCCCGCTGCGCACCGCGACCGAGATGGTCGACCGGCTCACCCGCGCGCACATCGGGGCGCGCCGGGTCATCAACGTGCTCCGGGTCAGCCCGTACGTGCTCGACCGCACGCCGGGGCGACGCGTCGACCTGTCCGACACCGCCCCGCTGCACGACCCGACGTCCGGCGCCACGCTGCCCGCCGGCCGGCTCACCGCCGTGGTGTCCCGCCGGCCGGAGGAGTCCGCGGCCCTGGCCGACCGGCTCGGCCGGTTCAGCGAGGTGCCCGGCGCCCCCGTGCTGCTGGGCGACGAGCGGATCGACCTGATCCCGCTGCCCGAGATGCGCCACCAGGTCGTGGTCAGCGAGAGCGACCCGCGGCTGTTCACCGGCTCGCTTCGCGCCCAGCTCGTCGGCCCGCAGGGTGCCAGCGACGACGAGGTGGCCCGGGCGATCGACACCGCCGCCGCGCACGACGTGCTCGACGCCCTGCCCGACGGCATCCACAGCGAGGTCGAGGAGCGCGGCCGCTCGTTCAGCGGCGGCCAGCGCCAACGCCTCTCGCTCGCCCGCGCGCTGCTGACCGACGCACCCACGCTCGTGCTGGTCGAGCCGACCAGCGCCGTGGACGCGCACACCGAGGCGCGGATCGCCAGCCGCATGCGGGCGCACCGGTCCGGCCAGACCACCGTCGTGATGACGGCGAGCCCGCTGCTGCTCGACCACGCCGACCACGTGCTGTTCCTGGACGGCGGCGCGGTCGTCGCCGAGGGCACGCACCGCGAGCTGCTGGCCAGCACGCCGGCCTACCGGCACACCGTGATCCGAGGGGAGGACGAATGAGCACCACGACGCCGACACCGACGCCGGGCTCGAACAAGCTCCCCGTCGCCGGACCGGACAGCGTGCGCCGCGAGGCCAAGGTGCTGGCCCGCGAGTACCGCCGTGGGCTGAGTGCCGTGCTCGGCCTGCACGGCCTCGCCGCGATCGCCGGGCTCGCCGGTCCGGCCCTGATCGGTCGCATGGTGGACGACGTCACCGCCGGCGCCGGGCTCAGCGAGGTCAACAAGCTGTCGGCCTTCCTGGCCGCCGCGATCGTCGTGCAGACCGTGCTCATGTACGCGGCACGGAAGCAGTCCTTCATCCTGGGCGAGACCGTCTTCGCGCAGCTGCGCGAGCAGTTCATGGACCGGGTCGTCGCCCTGCCGCTGTCGACCGTCGAGCGGGCCGGCACCGGTGACCTGGTCACCCGCACCACGCGGGACGTCGACGCGCTCTCCCACACCGTGCGGTTCGCCGTCCCGTCCGTGCTGGTCGCCATCGTCGCCACCGTGCTGACCACCATCGCGACGTTCGCGGCGGGCTGGAAGGTGGCCCTGCCGGTGCTCATCGCAGTGCCGATCCTGTGGACCGGCACGCGCTGGTACCTCAAGCGCGCACCGGCCGGCTACCTGCGCGAGGGCGCCACGTACGCCGTGCTCAACGGCACGGTCACCGAGACCGTCGACGGCGCCCGGACCGTCGAGGCACTGGGCCTGGGTGCCGAGCGACGGCGCACCGTGGACCGCGACCTCACCAGCTGCTACCAGGCGGAGCGGTACACCCTGTTCCTGCGCTCGGTGTGGTTCCCGAGCGTCGAGTTCGGCTACTTCCTGCCGGTCGCCGCCACCCTGCTGTGGGGCGGCTGGCTGGCCGGTGAGGGTCAGGCCACCGTCGGCCAGGTCACCGCGGTGACGCTCTACGTGCTGCAGCTGATGGGTCCGGTCGACGAGCTGCTGTCCTGGCTCGACGAGATCCAGGTCGGCGCGGCGTCCTTCGCCCGGATCATCGGCATCGGCGACGTCCCGAACGACCGGACCGCCAGCGGCGCACAGCCCGACGGCAACGAGATCGCCGCCCACGACGTGCGCTACGCCTACCGCGAGGGCCACGACGTGCTGGACGGCATCTCGATCGACCTCGCGCCCGGTGAGCGGCTGGCCGTGGTCGGGCCGTCCGGTGCGGGAAAGTCCACGCTGGGCCGCCTGCTGGCGGGCATCCACGGCCCGCGCACCGGCCGGGTTGAGGTCGGCGGCGTGCCGCTGGTCGATCTCGAGCTGGAGGACCTGCGCGGCCACGTCGCGCTCGTCACCCAGGAGCACCACGTCTTCGTCGGCTCGCTCGCCGACAACCTGCGGCTGGCCAAGCCGACGGCGTCGGACGACGAGCTCGCCCAGGCCCTGGCGGCCGTCGACGCGCTCGGGTGGGCCGAGCGGCTGCCGCAGGGGCTGGACACCGAGGTCGGGTCCGGTGGGCTCGAGCTGACCCCGCCGCAGGCGCAGCAGCTCGCGCTCGCCCGGCTGGTGCTCAACGACCCGCACACCCTCGTGCTCGACGAGGCGACGTCCCTGCTCGACCCCCGGGCCGCCCGGCACCTCGAGCGCTCGCTGTCCGCCGTCCTGGACGGGCGGACCGTGGTCGCCATCGCGCACCGGCTGCACACCGCGCACGACGCGGACCGGGTGGCCGTCGTCGAGGACGGCAAGGTCAGCGAGATCGGCACCCACCACGAGCTGGTGGATGCCGGTGGCCCGTACGCCGCGCTCTGGGCTTCCTGGACGGACGCACCCACGGGGCCGGACGGGTCGTCCGAGAACTCGTCGACGGTTTCTTCGGAACAGCCGTAACCTCCCCCGCCCCGCGTCGTTGAGCCGAGTGACGCGGGGCCGGCCGTCCACCCCCGGTGCCGGCCCCGCGTCCTTCCCCCAGCCCTCGGGCACACCGGTTGTGCCGATCCGGTGGACGTGTCGCGTGTCGAGCCCGTCGGAGCAGGCGGCCTGGCAGAGTTCGCCGCTGTGACCAGCCGCCCCTCCCGCCGCGCGGTGCTGCTCGGCGGTGCCGCCGG
This genomic interval carries:
- a CDS encoding ABC transporter ATP-binding protein, which translates into the protein MRTLPYADPGTPNIDGPWRLLGWIARGQKLTLAIGVLWGCAWMCAQALIPVAVGRGINEGVVVHDGSALLLWSGAVLGLACVQALSGVLRHRAAVSNWLQASFRVAQLLGYKAADTGEALPRTVPTGEVVATVTNDAMRLGGAYDVSARFAGAIASYIVVAIILVRTSVSLGLLVLLGVPVLTAVLGLLIKPLQKRQAEQREESGKLTTLGADTVAGLRVLRGIGGEQTFVTRYRHRSQIVRETGVRVAGVQAVLDAAQILLPGIFVVLVTWLGARLVVQGEIEVGDLVMFYGLSAFLVTPLRTATEMVDRLTRAHIGARRVINVLRVSPYVLDRTPGRRVDLSDTAPLHDPTSGATLPAGRLTAVVSRRPEESAALADRLGRFSEVPGAPVLLGDERIDLIPLPEMRHQVVVSESDPRLFTGSLRAQLVGPQGASDDEVARAIDTAAAHDVLDALPDGIHSEVEERGRSFSGGQRQRLSLARALLTDAPTLVLVEPTSAVDAHTEARIASRMRAHRSGQTTVVMTASPLLLDHADHVLFLDGGAVVAEGTHRELLASTPAYRHTVIRGEDE
- a CDS encoding ABC transporter ATP-binding protein, coding for MSTTTPTPTPGSNKLPVAGPDSVRREAKVLAREYRRGLSAVLGLHGLAAIAGLAGPALIGRMVDDVTAGAGLSEVNKLSAFLAAAIVVQTVLMYAARKQSFILGETVFAQLREQFMDRVVALPLSTVERAGTGDLVTRTTRDVDALSHTVRFAVPSVLVAIVATVLTTIATFAAGWKVALPVLIAVPILWTGTRWYLKRAPAGYLREGATYAVLNGTVTETVDGARTVEALGLGAERRRTVDRDLTSCYQAERYTLFLRSVWFPSVEFGYFLPVAATLLWGGWLAGEGQATVGQVTAVTLYVLQLMGPVDELLSWLDEIQVGAASFARIIGIGDVPNDRTASGAQPDGNEIAAHDVRYAYREGHDVLDGISIDLAPGERLAVVGPSGAGKSTLGRLLAGIHGPRTGRVEVGGVPLVDLELEDLRGHVALVTQEHHVFVGSLADNLRLAKPTASDDELAQALAAVDALGWAERLPQGLDTEVGSGGLELTPPQAQQLALARLVLNDPHTLVLDEATSLLDPRAARHLERSLSAVLDGRTVVAIAHRLHTAHDADRVAVVEDGKVSEIGTHHELVDAGGPYAALWASWTDAPTGPDGSSENSSTVSSEQP